One stretch of Spirochaeta lutea DNA includes these proteins:
- the typA gene encoding translational GTPase TypA, protein MSSTRVQNPNIRNIAIIAHVDHGKTTLVDALFRQSGVFRDNQEVNDRIMDRGDIERERGITISAKNCSILWRNTKINILDTPGHADFGGEVERALSMVDGVILLVDAAEGPLPQTRFVLKKALEAGLSLITVINKIDRGDARPQEVLDEVYSLLIDLDAQEDQLEFPLFYAIGRDGIAQKTLDEKGDNLHPLLDAILDELPGPSYKPDAPFQMLVSDLDYSDYLGRLAIGKVVNGSVKANQEMVCVGHGDSVTPLRISKLQTYQGLSLGDADSIQPGDIAIISGVENVHIGDTICTKEQPQALKRITVDEPTVAMNFYRNNGPLAGSEGKFVQGSKIWERLQKESLRNVAIHVEPGEDKESFVVKGRGEFQMAIILETLRREGYELCVGRPRVLNRQENGQTLEPIEHVFVDCEDQYVGVVTEKLSIRKSRIMTMVNHGTGRTRVEFSAPSRALIGYRDEFLTDTRGTGLLNSYLMGYEPYRGDFPTRTSGSLVSDRAGKAVPYAIFNLEPRGRMFIQPGDVIYEGMIIGEHNRSGDLEVNPAKEKKLSNMRAAGKDENVVLTPVTPLTLESALNFLSADELLEVTPKSLRLRKRILTSHERKIAEKRAAGNWQG, encoded by the coding sequence GTGTCCTCGACCCGTGTACAAAACCCAAACATTCGTAATATTGCCATTATCGCCCATGTAGACCATGGAAAAACCACCCTGGTAGACGCCCTCTTCCGGCAGAGCGGAGTCTTCCGGGATAACCAAGAGGTAAACGACCGTATCATGGACCGGGGAGATATCGAACGGGAGCGGGGTATTACCATCTCGGCTAAAAACTGTTCCATCCTCTGGCGCAATACCAAGATTAATATCCTCGATACCCCGGGACACGCCGACTTCGGCGGTGAAGTGGAGCGCGCCCTCTCCATGGTGGATGGTGTCATTCTCCTGGTCGATGCCGCCGAAGGCCCCCTCCCTCAGACCCGGTTCGTACTGAAAAAGGCCCTGGAAGCAGGCCTATCCCTGATTACCGTTATCAACAAGATCGACCGCGGAGATGCCCGCCCCCAGGAGGTCCTGGATGAGGTGTACAGCCTGCTCATCGACCTGGATGCCCAGGAGGATCAGCTGGAATTCCCCCTCTTTTACGCCATCGGCCGGGACGGAATCGCCCAAAAAACCCTGGATGAGAAGGGAGACAATCTCCACCCCCTTCTTGACGCCATCCTCGATGAGCTGCCCGGTCCATCCTACAAACCTGATGCCCCCTTCCAGATGCTGGTCAGCGACCTGGATTACAGCGATTACCTCGGCCGCCTTGCTATCGGTAAGGTTGTCAACGGCAGCGTCAAAGCAAATCAAGAAATGGTCTGTGTGGGTCATGGTGATTCTGTGACCCCCCTCCGAATATCAAAACTGCAGACCTATCAAGGGCTCAGCCTGGGCGACGCCGATTCTATACAGCCCGGGGACATCGCCATCATAAGCGGTGTGGAAAACGTCCACATCGGCGACACCATCTGCACCAAAGAACAACCCCAGGCCCTGAAGCGTATTACCGTGGATGAACCCACGGTAGCCATGAATTTTTACCGGAATAACGGTCCCCTAGCGGGCTCAGAGGGGAAATTTGTTCAGGGCAGTAAAATCTGGGAACGCCTGCAAAAAGAGTCTCTCCGGAATGTAGCCATTCACGTGGAACCCGGGGAAGATAAGGAAAGCTTCGTGGTAAAAGGAAGAGGCGAGTTCCAGATGGCCATTATCCTGGAGACCCTGCGCCGGGAGGGCTACGAACTCTGTGTAGGCCGTCCCCGTGTCCTAAACCGCCAGGAGAACGGTCAAACCCTGGAACCCATTGAACATGTGTTTGTCGACTGCGAAGACCAATACGTTGGGGTTGTTACAGAAAAATTATCCATCCGCAAATCCCGAATCATGACCATGGTTAACCACGGAACAGGCAGAACCCGGGTCGAATTCTCCGCCCCCAGCCGGGCACTCATCGGATACCGGGACGAATTTCTTACCGACACCCGCGGAACGGGACTGCTGAATTCCTACCTCATGGGCTATGAGCCCTACCGGGGAGACTTCCCCACCCGAACCAGCGGCTCCCTGGTGTCCGACAGGGCAGGCAAGGCCGTCCCCTACGCAATCTTCAACCTGGAACCCCGGGGCCGGATGTTCATTCAACCCGGCGATGTAATCTATGAGGGTATGATCATCGGAGAACACAATCGATCCGGCGATCTAGAGGTAAATCCGGCTAAGGAAAAGAAGCTCTCCAACATGAGGGCTGCTGGCAAGGACGAAAACGTCGTACTTACCCCCGTTACCCCCCTAACCCTGGAATCCGCACTGAACTTCCTCAGCGCCGATGAACTCCTCGAGGTTACCCCGAAAAGCCTCCGGCTTCGCAAACGCATCCTCACCAGCCATGAACGCAAAATCGCAGAAAAGCGGGCCGCCGGCAACTGGCAGGGCTAA
- a CDS encoding RNA recognition motif domain-containing protein, which yields MANNKLYVGNMSYQTTEDSLRDHFSQFGEVLSANIIIDRQTGRSKGFGFVEFETDEAAQDAISALNDQEFDGRRLRVNVAQPPQDRDRGPRRFDGGGRGGRRF from the coding sequence ATGGCCAATAATAAATTGTACGTTGGTAACATGAGTTACCAAACCACCGAAGATTCTCTTCGGGATCATTTTTCACAGTTCGGTGAGGTTCTCTCTGCGAATATCATCATCGATCGTCAGACTGGCCGCTCCAAGGGCTTTGGTTTCGTTGAGTTTGAAACCGACGAAGCTGCTCAGGATGCAATTTCAGCTCTGAACGATCAGGAATTCGATGGACGCAGACTGCGGGTTAACGTAGCTCAGCCTCCCCAGGATCGGGATCGTGGTCCCCGTCGGTTTGACGGTGGCGGACGGGGCGGCCGTCGGTTCTAA
- the cyaB gene encoding class IV adenylate cyclase, with the protein MNWEIEIKAWVDDPGALRKQIERLGARSTGRYDKQDEYYRISPSGKARDEGREFRLRVDGSRATVTFKDKSIRDGLEMNREGEFRVDDPGVFREFIQRMGARLRIRKRKRGEAFAYGRVLLELSEVEGLGHFIELESVFHEHTRIDDPAFIQKTEVELFSLLKELGISRDRVESRPYTQMLREVLEAGES; encoded by the coding sequence ATGAACTGGGAGATTGAGATAAAGGCCTGGGTGGATGATCCGGGGGCTTTGAGGAAGCAGATAGAGCGGCTCGGTGCCCGTAGTACGGGCCGCTACGATAAACAGGACGAATACTACAGGATCAGCCCTTCCGGGAAGGCTCGGGATGAAGGTAGAGAATTTCGACTCCGGGTGGATGGCTCCAGGGCAACGGTAACCTTTAAGGACAAATCCATTCGGGATGGCCTGGAGATGAACCGTGAAGGGGAATTCCGGGTTGATGATCCGGGGGTGTTTCGGGAGTTCATCCAGCGCATGGGGGCTAGGCTCCGGATTCGCAAGCGTAAGCGCGGTGAGGCCTTTGCCTACGGCAGGGTGCTTTTGGAATTATCCGAGGTGGAGGGGCTTGGGCATTTTATAGAACTGGAGTCGGTGTTTCATGAACATACCCGGATAGATGATCCTGCCTTCATTCAAAAAACCGAGGTTGAGCTCTTCTCCCTTCTGAAGGAATTGGGTATTTCCAGGGATAGGGTGGAGAGCCGGCCCTATACCCAGATGCTGCGGGAGGTATTAGAGGCAGGTGAATCATAA
- the purU gene encoding formyltetrahydrofolate deformylase, translating to MAFAYSGGDDPQRAILLLSCPDTQGIVAEVSHFIFTYGGNILDSHQHSDGESGTFFMRVEWSLAGFKIPMEKIHTAFEPVALKFDMDFRIHFSSRATRMAIMVSQYDHCLYDLILRNREGETHADIRLVIGNHPQMEEICQAFEIPFYHVPVAKKNKAEAEARQIELLREHEIDLVVLARYMQILSDDFVSTFPNRIINIHHSFLPAFIGAKPYHQAFARGVKIIGATSHYVTADLDQGPIIEQDVTRISHKDSVHNLIMKGRNLEKLVLSRAVKLHLEHRVLAYGNKTVVFD from the coding sequence ATGGCGTTTGCATATTCCGGGGGTGATGATCCCCAACGGGCTATTTTGCTGCTTTCTTGCCCCGATACCCAGGGTATCGTTGCTGAGGTGAGTCATTTTATCTTTACCTACGGCGGTAATATTTTGGATAGCCATCAGCACAGCGACGGAGAGTCCGGGACCTTTTTTATGCGGGTGGAATGGAGTCTGGCTGGCTTTAAAATCCCCATGGAAAAAATTCATACAGCCTTTGAACCGGTTGCGTTAAAGTTTGATATGGATTTCCGGATTCATTTCTCGAGTCGGGCAACCCGGATGGCGATTATGGTGAGTCAGTACGATCATTGTTTGTATGATTTGATCCTGCGTAATAGGGAGGGAGAGACCCATGCGGATATCCGGTTGGTCATCGGTAACCATCCCCAGATGGAAGAGATTTGCCAGGCCTTTGAGATCCCCTTCTACCATGTGCCGGTAGCAAAGAAGAATAAGGCGGAGGCTGAGGCTAGGCAGATTGAGCTGTTACGGGAGCATGAGATTGATCTGGTGGTGCTCGCCCGGTATATGCAGATTCTCAGCGACGATTTTGTATCCACGTTTCCAAACCGGATTATCAATATTCACCACAGCTTCCTGCCTGCGTTTATCGGGGCGAAACCCTACCACCAGGCCTTTGCCCGGGGTGTCAAGATTATCGGGGCGACAAGCCATTATGTCACTGCCGATTTGGACCAGGGGCCGATTATCGAACAGGATGTTACCCGGATTAGTCATAAAGATTCGGTGCATAACCTGATTATGAAGGGGCGGAACCTAGAGAAGCTGGTGTTGAGCCGGGCTGTTAAACTGCATCTTGAGCACCGTGTTCTGGCCTACGGCAACAAAACCGTGGTCTTTGATTGA
- a CDS encoding MBL fold metallo-hydrolase produces MITDESRRLRCLNGGVWYLPQDERTDRPVLGYVRGTEGALMVDAGMGPGHVADFFEGIRKHVLPSPDRVVLTHWHWDHVLGLDDLSRCGLKAYGRGETDRELEGLRGKDWSDSGLDAMVRAGDLPAFSRDCIRREIPEAAQRKIGGLDILVGDERSLDLGGLEVSLVPLDSPHTDDSLAVVVPEYGVTFLGDAIYGRRYRGVYGYRVEQFIAMVHRLLGFGTDWYVISHMDPLSRQGLEELLLPMAEMAEFVGDRGDAEGCAEEYAGKLGRGLTEDEVQTLGFFTQVNALEL; encoded by the coding sequence ATGATTACCGATGAGTCTCGAAGATTACGCTGTCTAAACGGCGGAGTGTGGTACCTTCCCCAGGATGAACGGACGGACCGGCCTGTTTTGGGGTATGTCCGGGGTACCGAAGGGGCGTTGATGGTGGATGCCGGAATGGGCCCCGGGCATGTGGCTGATTTTTTTGAAGGGATTCGGAAGCATGTTCTACCGTCGCCGGATCGGGTAGTGCTGACCCACTGGCATTGGGACCACGTTCTCGGTCTGGACGATTTATCTCGGTGCGGGCTGAAGGCCTACGGGAGAGGGGAAACCGACCGGGAACTGGAGGGCTTGAGGGGCAAGGATTGGAGCGATTCGGGCCTGGATGCCATGGTACGCGCCGGTGATCTGCCGGCCTTCAGCCGGGACTGCATCCGCCGAGAGATCCCCGAGGCTGCTCAGCGGAAGATCGGTGGTCTGGATATTCTGGTAGGGGATGAAAGGAGTCTCGATCTTGGGGGGCTGGAGGTTAGCCTGGTGCCCCTGGATTCACCCCATACGGATGACAGCCTCGCCGTGGTGGTGCCCGAGTACGGGGTTACTTTTTTGGGCGATGCGATCTACGGCCGGCGGTACCGGGGGGTGTACGGCTACAGAGTGGAGCAATTTATTGCCATGGTACACCGGCTCTTGGGTTTCGGGACGGATTGGTACGTGATTAGCCATATGGATCCCCTGAGCCGTCAGGGGTTGGAGGAGCTTCTTCTGCCCATGGCGGAGATGGCGGAGTTCGTGGGGGACAGGGGTGATGCAGAGGGATGCGCGGAAGAGTACGCGGGTAAACTGGGTAGGGGATTAACCGAGGATGAGGTACAAACCCTGGGGTTTTTTACCCAAGTTAATGCCCTGGAATTGTGA
- a CDS encoding SlyX family protein, which yields MKDDSNATPTQIQELQQKVSFLEAQLQDMSDVVYQQQKTLDQHRRTIQALTARFQQAAELLPGLASQAPHDAPPPHY from the coding sequence ATGAAGGATGATTCGAATGCCACCCCAACCCAAATACAGGAACTGCAGCAGAAGGTAAGCTTTCTGGAAGCCCAACTCCAGGATATGTCCGATGTCGTCTACCAGCAGCAAAAAACCCTGGATCAGCACCGCCGCACCATCCAGGCCCTTACTGCGAGGTTCCAACAAGCCGCCGAGCTCCTGCCCGGCCTCGCATCCCAGGCCCCCCACGACGCCCCGCCCCCCCATTATTAG
- a CDS encoding carboxypeptidase-like regulatory domain-containing protein — translation MRLKPTNLAILAISLLALFGLTSCEWFEVEVLLYPDGYVIDVKTGSPLAGVEVTLTSTDGKFTKTSSETGTNGYYEFTGIPNGNYNVTASKSGYTFTKERTQISSLFTRLPQLGGFVTDNAAVLTFVTFWDEDYKDVDTYFNYPTAVGGGLYDPSGAFNMFTDASEYNKFYVPSSIGGAPDYAHPEFSSDNRTDVYYNNPIVKDGTETLVELDVDNRGDSDDQPGGPETISLYWAPFMQHNYGALSGGTEYVVTSADDPSKLPPGTYKWVASFDYKVNAFNATSSTGGDSDNSLLSTADGTGGANPVSYVFSGSTLLGKFTLPENIDIKHANMVRINYFMNSDSKEYFQILPNIEALAPRSADDQTVNQIVVAPGHQR, via the coding sequence ATGCGACTAAAACCAACCAACCTGGCGATCCTCGCCATAAGCCTTCTGGCCCTCTTCGGCCTCACCAGCTGTGAGTGGTTCGAAGTAGAGGTACTCTTATATCCCGACGGTTACGTAATCGACGTAAAAACCGGCTCGCCCCTTGCGGGTGTAGAAGTAACCCTGACCAGCACCGACGGTAAGTTCACCAAGACCTCATCGGAAACCGGTACAAACGGGTATTATGAGTTTACCGGTATTCCCAATGGAAACTACAATGTCACCGCCTCTAAATCCGGGTACACCTTCACCAAGGAGCGGACCCAGATCAGCAGCCTCTTTACCCGGCTGCCCCAGCTCGGGGGCTTCGTAACCGATAATGCCGCGGTGCTCACCTTCGTAACCTTCTGGGACGAGGATTATAAGGACGTGGATACCTACTTCAACTATCCCACCGCAGTCGGCGGGGGCCTGTATGATCCATCAGGTGCTTTTAATATGTTTACTGATGCATCCGAGTACAACAAGTTTTATGTTCCTTCATCAATCGGTGGTGCTCCCGACTATGCTCACCCCGAGTTCAGTTCAGATAACCGCACAGACGTCTACTACAACAATCCCATCGTAAAAGACGGAACCGAGACCCTGGTAGAACTGGATGTAGACAACCGGGGCGACTCGGATGACCAGCCCGGGGGACCGGAAACCATATCCCTGTATTGGGCCCCCTTCATGCAGCATAATTATGGTGCTCTGAGCGGCGGAACGGAGTACGTTGTAACCAGCGCAGATGATCCTTCCAAACTCCCCCCGGGAACCTATAAGTGGGTCGCCTCCTTCGATTACAAGGTAAACGCCTTCAATGCGACGAGCTCCACTGGTGGCGATAGCGACAATAGCCTTCTCAGCACGGCAGACGGCACCGGCGGGGCCAACCCGGTATCCTACGTCTTCTCCGGTTCAACCCTCCTGGGCAAGTTCACCCTGCCGGAGAACATCGACATAAAACACGCCAACATGGTGCGTATAAACTACTTTATGAACTCCGATAGCAAGGAGTATTTCCAGATCCTCCCCAACATCGAGGCCCTGGCACCCCGTAGCGCGGACGATCAAACCGTCAACCAGATCGTTGTTGCCCCGGGGCATCAGCGCTAA
- a CDS encoding PEGA domain-containing protein produces the protein MKRNSVHTSRIGTLILAALLMILAASGLFAQASAGGRSRGGVSTVTLQIDSNIRGANVYINNDLQNRGAPLTLELRPGTYSIRVTAKGYQDFETTVNLTGNQTIRADLQPPQFSLSVNTNVSNAQVFVNGNRIGTGNSSASLNPGTYTIRVTADGFQEYSGRVTLNGNQTVSAILQPVRHTLTVNSNVKEASVYINGDRLGDSGVSTSLPRGTYTIRVTAPGYQEFTTNLTLTGNQTLQAALQPLNGRLSLAFPNNTANVFYFVNGTRYQVNSRSGRSDLDLPPGNYRIKFTAGGIESPEVLVTIQAGQTTALTPVLGFE, from the coding sequence ATGAAGCGAAACAGTGTACATACCAGCAGAATCGGCACCCTGATTCTGGCAGCCCTGCTCATGATCCTTGCCGCCTCAGGGCTCTTTGCCCAGGCATCTGCCGGGGGCCGGTCCCGGGGCGGGGTATCCACGGTAACCCTGCAGATTGATTCCAACATTCGCGGAGCGAATGTTTACATCAACAACGACCTCCAAAACCGCGGTGCCCCCCTGACTCTGGAGCTGCGGCCCGGAACCTACAGCATCCGGGTAACCGCCAAGGGCTACCAGGACTTCGAAACCACCGTCAACCTGACGGGTAATCAGACCATCCGAGCCGATCTCCAGCCCCCGCAGTTCAGTTTGTCCGTGAATACCAACGTATCCAACGCCCAGGTCTTTGTGAACGGCAACCGAATCGGCACCGGCAACAGCTCTGCCAGCCTGAACCCCGGCACCTACACCATCCGGGTAACCGCCGACGGATTCCAGGAGTACTCCGGCCGGGTTACCCTGAACGGGAACCAGACCGTTAGCGCCATCCTCCAGCCCGTCCGGCACACCCTCACGGTTAATTCCAACGTAAAAGAAGCATCGGTCTACATCAACGGTGACCGCCTGGGAGATAGCGGAGTCTCTACCAGCCTGCCCCGGGGCACCTACACCATCCGGGTTACAGCGCCGGGCTACCAGGAATTCACCACCAACCTGACCCTAACGGGCAATCAGACCCTCCAGGCGGCGCTCCAACCCCTAAACGGCCGTCTGAGCCTGGCCTTCCCCAACAATACCGCCAATGTGTTCTACTTCGTCAACGGCACCCGCTACCAGGTTAACTCCCGAAGCGGCCGCAGCGACCTTGATCTGCCTCCGGGTAACTACCGCATCAAGTTTACTGCCGGTGGTATCGAAAGCCCCGAGGTCCTGGTTACCATCCAGGCGGGTCAAACCACCGCCCTTACCCCCGTTCTGGGGTTCGAATAG
- a CDS encoding glycoside hydrolase family 16 protein yields the protein MRTMVRRVLILFLGLGLTLTALGCEWVLSSEQDPSETQEPDSQDEDSTQEGQDGDAPPDEDPYWKLTWYDEFNQETLDTNTWTRQKLLNPYNGEWQRYTAEESTAYTQNGNLVIKASHNGGLHKAGNYTSARVISNPGGNDGTSDIPGKTFLYGRLEARIKLPTGKGIWPAFWLLGDSIGETGGDTDWPASGEIDILETGAKNVDSYYGHATVGQAIHYSNETDNWEYRHGSQGHPDGLWGDDYHVYGIEWDSQKILWTIDGREVHREFINKDHLSEFHQPFYVIFNIAVGGTYTYDPDATTGFPKYMYIDWIRYYKPRS from the coding sequence ATGCGAACCATGGTTCGACGAGTATTGATACTGTTCCTTGGGCTCGGGTTAACCCTCACCGCCCTGGGATGCGAGTGGGTTCTCAGTTCGGAACAGGATCCCTCGGAAACCCAGGAACCCGATTCCCAGGATGAAGATTCAACCCAGGAAGGCCAGGACGGAGATGCACCCCCTGACGAAGACCCGTATTGGAAGCTAACCTGGTACGATGAGTTCAACCAGGAAACCCTAGATACAAACACCTGGACCCGCCAGAAGTTGTTGAACCCCTATAACGGTGAATGGCAACGGTACACCGCCGAGGAATCCACTGCCTATACCCAGAACGGTAATTTGGTCATCAAAGCCAGCCACAACGGTGGGCTTCACAAGGCGGGCAACTATACCTCCGCCAGGGTTATCTCGAATCCCGGGGGCAATGACGGAACCTCGGATATTCCGGGCAAAACCTTCCTCTACGGACGTCTGGAGGCCCGGATTAAGCTACCCACGGGGAAGGGGATCTGGCCAGCCTTCTGGCTCCTGGGTGATTCCATCGGAGAAACGGGGGGGGATACCGATTGGCCGGCTTCAGGGGAGATAGATATCCTGGAAACAGGAGCAAAAAACGTGGATAGTTACTACGGACATGCCACGGTGGGCCAGGCGATCCATTATTCCAACGAAACGGATAATTGGGAGTACCGTCACGGTTCCCAAGGGCATCCCGACGGGCTTTGGGGTGATGATTACCATGTGTACGGGATCGAGTGGGATTCCCAGAAAATCCTCTGGACCATCGACGGCAGGGAAGTGCACCGGGAATTTATAAACAAGGACCACCTGAGTGAGTTTCATCAGCCCTTTTATGTGATTTTCAATATCGCCGTCGGGGGAACCTACACCTACGATCCCGACGCCACTACAGGGTTTCCGAAATACATGTACATCGATTGGATCCGGTACTACAAGCCCCGAAGCTAA
- a CDS encoding sodium-translocating pyrophosphatase yields MIGILIVAIVGALSFAAINFYGVKRMDAGTDTMKEIASAIQEGADAFIRHEYKVIFSIAVVIAVVLGILVSWYTGVAFILGAAMSASAGWVGMKIATIANVRVANKARETSSLGQTLKVAFRGGSVMGLSVGGFSLLGLAGVYLVFGELMGQMKPAALQVEANWIGINFIPFTMTVSGYALGCSIIAMFDRVGGGIYTKAADMGADLVGKTEAHIPEDDPRNPATIADNVGDNVGDVAGLGADLLESYVGSLISSVVLAAYMFYTLPSAKRVVSDEFISALIMFPLVFAAIGVIASILGILFLITKKVSDHPHRELNLSVFAAAGLTVIGTGVFTYLYLGDFTAQEVLAMGFNLGFMSPWIAALLGIASGILVGQLAERYTSYDFKPTQNVSAASKEGTALNITEGMATGMKSTFFPVIVLAAAVIGSYLVAGLYGVAMAAIGMLSFVVATVSVDTYGPIADNAGGISEMSKLAPKVREITDELDSVGNTTAAIGKGFAIGSASLAALSLFASFLYSQVTPEEFDGFTLMLNMIDPLILAGALVGAALPYLFSGILIEAVANAARKMVQEVRRQFKADPKILTGESKPDYRLCIEISSAGALREMKLPAVISVLTPILSGFLFGPTFVGGLLIGTTLSAILLALYTANAGGSWDNAKKYIEQGHHGGKGSEAHSAAVIGDTVGDPLKDTVGPSLDILIKIMSVVSIIMVSIYQKYNLFDLFK; encoded by the coding sequence ATGATTGGAATCCTAATTGTTGCCATTGTCGGTGCTCTTAGTTTTGCAGCAATCAACTTCTACGGTGTTAAGCGCATGGATGCCGGAACGGACACAATGAAGGAAATTGCCTCAGCCATTCAAGAGGGTGCCGATGCCTTTATTCGCCACGAATACAAGGTGATTTTTTCCATTGCGGTAGTCATCGCGGTGGTTCTCGGCATTCTGGTTAGCTGGTACACCGGTGTAGCCTTTATTCTGGGAGCAGCCATGAGCGCCTCCGCCGGATGGGTCGGTATGAAAATAGCCACCATCGCGAATGTCCGGGTTGCGAACAAGGCCCGGGAGACCTCAAGTCTCGGCCAGACCCTGAAGGTTGCCTTCCGGGGCGGTTCGGTAATGGGGCTAAGTGTCGGCGGATTTTCCCTTCTCGGCTTGGCAGGCGTGTATCTGGTATTCGGCGAGCTCATGGGCCAGATGAAACCCGCAGCCCTGCAGGTTGAAGCAAACTGGATTGGTATCAACTTTATTCCCTTTACCATGACCGTTTCCGGCTACGCCCTGGGTTGTTCCATTATTGCCATGTTCGACCGGGTAGGGGGCGGAATCTACACCAAGGCCGCTGATATGGGAGCCGACCTGGTTGGAAAAACCGAAGCCCATATCCCCGAGGACGATCCGCGGAACCCTGCTACCATCGCCGACAATGTTGGTGATAATGTGGGTGATGTCGCAGGATTGGGTGCCGATTTATTGGAGAGTTATGTAGGATCGCTGATCTCCAGCGTCGTATTGGCCGCCTACATGTTTTACACACTGCCTTCCGCTAAGCGGGTTGTCAGCGACGAGTTTATCTCAGCGCTTATCATGTTTCCCTTGGTGTTTGCCGCCATCGGTGTGATTGCATCAATCCTCGGAATTCTCTTCCTCATAACCAAGAAGGTCAGTGACCATCCCCACCGGGAGCTCAATCTATCGGTGTTTGCCGCCGCCGGATTGACGGTAATCGGAACGGGGGTATTTACCTATCTGTATTTGGGTGATTTTACTGCCCAGGAGGTTCTGGCCATGGGCTTTAACCTCGGATTCATGAGCCCCTGGATCGCGGCGCTTCTCGGTATCGCCAGCGGAATCCTGGTAGGGCAATTAGCCGAACGCTACACCAGCTACGATTTTAAACCGACCCAGAATGTGTCGGCAGCGAGCAAAGAAGGAACTGCCCTCAATATAACCGAGGGAATGGCCACCGGAATGAAATCCACCTTCTTTCCGGTAATCGTTCTGGCTGCCGCCGTTATCGGAAGCTACTTGGTTGCCGGATTGTACGGCGTCGCCATGGCAGCCATCGGAATGCTCAGTTTTGTGGTTGCCACGGTATCGGTAGATACCTACGGCCCCATTGCGGATAATGCCGGAGGAATCAGCGAGATGTCCAAACTTGCCCCTAAGGTCCGGGAAATCACCGATGAACTGGACTCCGTTGGCAATACAACCGCTGCCATCGGAAAAGGGTTTGCCATCGGTTCGGCATCCTTGGCAGCCCTTTCGCTCTTCGCAAGCTTTCTCTATTCCCAGGTAACCCCCGAAGAATTCGACGGATTCACCCTTATGCTCAATATGATTGATCCGCTGATCCTCGCCGGAGCCCTGGTGGGTGCAGCGCTTCCCTATTTGTTCTCGGGAATTCTCATCGAGGCAGTGGCGAACGCAGCCAGGAAGATGGTTCAGGAGGTTCGGCGCCAGTTCAAGGCGGATCCGAAGATTCTTACCGGTGAAAGCAAACCCGATTACCGGCTGTGTATCGAAATTTCCTCTGCCGGTGCCCTCCGGGAAATGAAGCTGCCTGCGGTTATTTCGGTACTGACCCCGATCCTTTCGGGCTTCCTCTTCGGGCCGACCTTTGTAGGCGGGCTTCTGATCGGTACGACCCTGTCTGCGATTCTCCTCGCCCTCTACACAGCCAATGCCGGCGGTTCCTGGGACAATGCCAAGAAATACATCGAGCAGGGGCATCATGGCGGTAAGGGCTCCGAGGCTCATAGCGCAGCAGTTATCGGGGATACCGTGGGCGATCCTCTCAAGGATACCGTCGGTCCTTCTTTGGATATTCTGATCAAGATCATGTCGGTGGTTTCCATCATCATGGTTTCCATCTACCAGAAATACAATCTCTTCGATCTATTCAAGTAG
- a CDS encoding 8-oxo-dGTP diphosphatase has product MSDFSPPSGHHDLGSWHQWTPQERAVLMFIQSGDEVLLIHKKRGLGKGKINAPGGKLEEGESFREAAIRECQEEVGLTPLNPHKVGELRFRFMDGYSLYGEVFWAYDYRGIARETDEADPFWCPLHSIPYQSMWRDDPLWLPLVIQGFHIAGWFDFDGDTMLSGRVDFLPLKSPRPLPLDYSAQATGP; this is encoded by the coding sequence ATGTCAGATTTTTCACCACCTTCGGGGCATCATGACCTCGGATCTTGGCACCAATGGACTCCCCAGGAGCGGGCTGTACTAATGTTTATTCAGAGCGGCGACGAGGTACTGTTAATCCATAAAAAACGCGGACTTGGCAAGGGAAAGATCAACGCCCCGGGAGGGAAGCTAGAGGAAGGAGAGAGCTTCCGGGAGGCGGCCATCCGGGAATGCCAGGAAGAAGTCGGACTGACGCCCCTAAATCCACACAAGGTCGGGGAGTTACGGTTCCGTTTTATGGATGGGTACAGCCTGTACGGAGAGGTCTTCTGGGCCTACGATTACCGGGGTATTGCCCGGGAAACCGATGAGGCTGACCCCTTTTGGTGCCCATTGCATTCCATCCCCTACCAGTCCATGTGGCGGGACGATCCCCTCTGGCTGCCTCTGGTGATTCAGGGGTTTCATATCGCCGGGTGGTTCGACTTTGACGGAGACACCATGCTCTCCGGCCGGGTTGATTTTTTACCGCTTAAATCCCCTAGGCCCCTTCCTCTGGATTATTCTGCTCAAGCCACCGGGCCATAA